A portion of the Segatella copri DSM 18205 genome contains these proteins:
- a CDS encoding ATP-binding protein — protein MDITLVNYMKEQLRLVSLDFKRYMYDKLPWQARFVGLMGPRGVGKSTLILQHLKEMDADTQAKSLYISADHSYFTTHTLIETADQFVREGGETLYIDEVHKYDSWSRELKQIYDSHPELKIFFTGSSMLDILDGEADLSRRVVLYEMQGMSFREYLEMFEGIKTPVRSLDDILMGNIEIKEVLHPIPLFNKYLKEGYYPFSKEGFFQQRLQQVIRLTMEVDIPQYANMSPATGKKLRRMLSIIAGNVPYKPEATGLANEIKVSRNDIPTYLLYMEKAGMIGQLRDETGGMRGLGKTEKVYLDNPNIIYALSGNNSNIGNVRETFFYNQTRVNQDVTSSKISDFTIGKYTFEIGGAKKSHKQVKDVENAYIVRDDIEYANGDILPLWSFGLLY, from the coding sequence ATGGATATTACACTCGTAAACTACATGAAAGAACAGCTGCGTCTAGTAAGTCTGGACTTTAAGCGCTATATGTATGACAAACTTCCTTGGCAAGCGAGGTTCGTTGGACTCATGGGACCTAGAGGAGTAGGGAAATCAACTTTGATTCTTCAACATCTTAAAGAAATGGATGCTGATACTCAGGCAAAAAGTCTCTATATATCAGCAGATCATAGCTATTTCACAACCCACACACTAATTGAGACAGCCGACCAATTTGTACGTGAAGGAGGTGAAACGCTTTATATAGATGAAGTACATAAATATGATTCATGGTCGAGGGAATTGAAGCAAATCTACGACTCCCACCCTGAACTCAAAATTTTCTTCACAGGATCTTCTATGCTTGATATTTTAGATGGAGAGGCAGATTTGAGCAGAAGAGTCGTATTATATGAGATGCAGGGTATGTCTTTTAGGGAATATCTGGAAATGTTCGAAGGAATCAAGACACCAGTCAGGTCATTAGATGATATTCTGATGGGAAATATAGAAATTAAAGAGGTGCTCCACCCTATTCCGCTCTTCAATAAATATCTGAAAGAAGGATACTATCCGTTTTCCAAGGAAGGCTTCTTCCAGCAAAGACTACAGCAGGTGATACGTCTTACGATGGAAGTAGATATTCCACAATATGCCAACATGTCGCCAGCAACAGGCAAAAAACTCCGCCGCATGTTATCTATCATAGCAGGTAATGTGCCCTATAAGCCAGAAGCGACAGGATTGGCAAACGAAATTAAAGTGAGCCGTAATGATATTCCTACCTATCTGCTATACATGGAAAAAGCGGGAATGATTGGTCAGTTACGTGACGAAACAGGCGGAATGAGAGGATTGGGAAAGACAGAGAAAGTTTATCTCGATAATCCGAATATCATATATGCACTTTCAGGCAATAATTCTAATATTGGTAATGTGAGAGAGACATTCTTCTACAACCAAACCAGAGTCAATCAGGATGTTACATCATCTAAGATTTCCGATTTTACAATAGGAAAGTATACATTTGAGATTGGGGGTGCCAAAAAGAGTCATAAGCAGGTGAAGGATGTAGAAAACGCTTATATTGTGCGTGACGATATAGAATATGCTAACGGTGACATATTACCACTATGGAGTTTTGGTCTTTTATATTGA
- a CDS encoding sensor histidine kinase gives MFQLNSVGRKLYFSVLAVFLVFAVSFIVFQQAREKQYKIGTLTIKLENYNELLAEDLALSPDEGIILQDSIHNRDVTVAHEKLQAFVREHESKDLRVTLVRPNGKVIYDNMSSDYEHFANHAKREEIAEALKNRVGSSVERQSKTLKHDYFYVASYFPESKLIIRTALPYNNDLAKSLQADQHFIWFAIVAVILLTIVLYRFTDRLAKNVSKLSIFAYKADHNESLEVEDLAKFPNDELGEIAERIIKMYKRIQTTRREQNVLKRQLTQNIAHELKTPVASIQGYLETILDNPHINEEMKSQFLQRCYAQSERLTSLLRDISTLNRLDDGSDMIDFETVDITQMVSEIAHETALERESHQMTFENILPDQHIIVKGNRSLLYSVFRNLTDNAIAYAGEGRKITLSAKEQGNKWHFIFCDNGQGVPAEHLSRLFERFYRVDKGRSRKMGGTGLGLAIVKNAVLLHGGTIRVSNQQEGGLKFEFTLKK, from the coding sequence TTCAGTTAAATAGTGTAGGTAGAAAGTTGTACTTCAGTGTACTGGCGGTGTTCCTTGTGTTCGCCGTCAGTTTTATCGTGTTCCAGCAGGCACGAGAGAAACAATATAAAATAGGTACGCTTACTATCAAGCTGGAAAATTATAATGAACTGCTGGCAGAAGATCTGGCGCTCTCTCCTGATGAAGGAATTATACTGCAGGATAGCATCCACAATAGGGATGTGACTGTGGCTCATGAGAAGTTGCAGGCTTTTGTCCGAGAACATGAAAGCAAGGATCTTCGTGTTACGCTGGTGCGCCCTAACGGTAAGGTGATTTATGACAACATGAGTTCCGACTATGAACATTTTGCCAACCATGCCAAGCGGGAGGAAATAGCAGAGGCCTTGAAAAACAGGGTAGGCTCAAGCGTGGAGCGACAGTCTAAAACCCTGAAGCATGATTATTTCTATGTGGCTTCTTATTTTCCGGAAAGCAAGCTTATCATCCGTACGGCACTACCTTACAATAATGATTTGGCAAAATCGCTGCAGGCCGACCAGCATTTTATCTGGTTTGCCATCGTAGCCGTCATTCTGCTTACCATCGTGCTCTACCGTTTTACGGACCGTCTGGCTAAGAATGTTTCCAAACTGAGCATCTTTGCTTATAAGGCAGACCATAACGAGAGTCTGGAGGTGGAAGATCTCGCCAAGTTCCCTAACGATGAGTTGGGCGAGATAGCCGAGCGTATCATCAAGATGTATAAGCGCATACAGACCACCCGACGTGAACAGAATGTACTGAAGCGGCAGCTTACCCAGAATATCGCTCACGAATTGAAGACTCCTGTAGCAAGTATTCAGGGTTATCTGGAAACGATACTCGACAATCCGCATATCAACGAAGAGATGAAGTCGCAGTTTCTGCAGCGCTGTTATGCCCAGAGCGAGCGTCTCACCTCTCTGCTCCGCGACATCTCTACCCTGAACCGGTTGGATGACGGTTCGGATATGATAGATTTCGAGACGGTAGACATTACGCAGATGGTGAGTGAAATAGCCCATGAGACGGCGCTGGAAAGAGAGTCGCACCAGATGACTTTCGAGAATATTCTTCCCGACCAGCATATTATCGTGAAGGGTAACCGCAGTCTGCTCTATAGTGTGTTCCGCAATCTTACCGACAATGCCATAGCTTATGCCGGCGAAGGACGTAAGATAACGTTGAGTGCCAAGGAGCAGGGCAACAAGTGGCATTTCATCTTCTGTGATAATGGTCAGGGAGTTCCTGCCGAGCATCTCTCCCGTCTTTTCGAGCGTTTCTATCGGGTAGATAAGGGACGCAGCCGCAAGATGGGTGGCACCGGTTTGGGTCTTGCCATCGTCAAGAATGCCGTTCTCCTACATGGCGGAACCATCCGTGTGAGTAATCAACAGGAAGGCGGCTTGAAGTTTGAATTTACGCTTAAGAAATAA